From the Rhodoferax sp. WC2427 genome, one window contains:
- a CDS encoding IlvD/Edd family dehydratase codes for MTDSTDTPKKMRSAEWFGSADKNGFMYRSWMKNQGIPDHEFDGRPIIGICNTWSELTPCNAHFRKIAEHVKRGIFEAGGFPVEFPVFSNGESNLRPTAMLTRNLASMDVEEAIRGNPIDAVVLLTGCDKTTPALLMGAASCDIPAIVVTGGPMLNGKLDGKNIGSGTAVWQLHESLKAGEINEHQFFAAEAGMSRSAGTCNTMGTASTMACMAEALGTSLPHNAAIPAVDARRYVLAHMSGIRAVQMAREGLTLSKILTREAFENAIRVNAAIGGSTNAVIHLKAIAGRIGVQLDLEDWTRIGRGTPTIVDLQPSGRFLMEEFYYAGGLPAVVRRLGEHGLLPHPDALTVNGKSMWDNVREAPQYNDEVIRPIDNPLIADGGICILRGNLSPRGAVLKPSAATPALLKHRGRAVVFENLEHYKERIVDEDLDIDASCVMVLKNCGPKGYPGMAEVGNMGLPPKLLRQGVKDMVRISDARMSGTAYGTVVLHVAPEAAAGGPLAAVRDGDFIELDCEQGRLHLDISDAELAERLAALSGHSSQQPKPLSGGYARLYVDHVLQADDGCDFDFLVGCRGSTVPRHSH; via the coding sequence ATGACCGATTCCACCGATACCCCCAAGAAAATGCGCTCCGCCGAATGGTTTGGCAGCGCCGACAAAAACGGCTTCATGTACCGCAGCTGGATGAAGAACCAGGGCATTCCGGACCACGAGTTCGATGGTCGCCCCATCATCGGCATCTGCAACACCTGGAGCGAGCTCACCCCCTGCAACGCCCACTTCCGCAAGATCGCCGAGCACGTGAAGCGCGGCATCTTCGAGGCGGGTGGCTTCCCGGTGGAGTTTCCGGTGTTCAGCAACGGCGAATCGAACCTGCGCCCCACGGCCATGCTGACCCGCAATCTGGCCAGCATGGACGTAGAGGAGGCCATCCGCGGCAACCCCATCGACGCGGTGGTGCTGCTTACCGGCTGCGACAAGACCACGCCTGCGCTGCTGATGGGCGCGGCCAGCTGTGACATCCCCGCCATCGTGGTCACCGGCGGCCCCATGCTCAACGGCAAGCTGGATGGCAAAAACATCGGCTCCGGCACGGCGGTGTGGCAACTGCACGAATCGCTGAAAGCGGGCGAAATCAACGAGCACCAGTTCTTTGCCGCAGAGGCGGGCATGTCGCGCTCTGCGGGCACCTGCAACACCATGGGCACGGCCAGCACCATGGCCTGCATGGCCGAAGCCCTGGGCACCTCGCTGCCACACAACGCCGCCATTCCGGCGGTGGATGCACGCCGCTACGTGCTGGCGCACATGTCGGGCATCCGGGCGGTGCAGATGGCCCGCGAAGGCCTCACGCTGTCCAAAATTCTGACCCGCGAAGCCTTTGAGAACGCCATCCGCGTCAACGCGGCCATCGGCGGCTCCACCAACGCCGTGATCCACCTGAAGGCCATTGCCGGCCGCATCGGCGTGCAGCTGGACCTGGAAGACTGGACCCGCATCGGCCGCGGCACGCCCACCATCGTTGATCTGCAGCCCTCGGGCCGCTTCCTGATGGAAGAGTTCTACTACGCCGGTGGCCTGCCCGCGGTGGTGCGCCGCCTGGGCGAACACGGCCTGCTGCCGCACCCTGATGCGCTCACCGTCAACGGCAAGTCCATGTGGGACAACGTGCGCGAAGCGCCCCAGTACAACGACGAAGTCATCCGCCCCATCGACAACCCGCTGATCGCCGACGGCGGCATCTGCATCCTGCGCGGCAACCTGTCGCCCCGCGGCGCGGTACTCAAGCCGTCGGCCGCTACGCCCGCGCTGCTGAAGCACCGGGGCCGCGCCGTGGTGTTCGAGAACCTGGAGCACTACAAGGAACGCATCGTCGACGAAGACCTGGACATCGATGCCAGCTGCGTGATGGTCTTGAAGAACTGCGGCCCCAAGGGCTACCCCGGCATGGCCGAGGTCGGCAACATGGGCCTGCCGCCCAAGCTGCTGCGCCAGGGCGTAAAGGACATGGTGCGCATCTCGGACGCCCGCATGAGCGGCACCGCCTACGGCACCGTGGTGCTGCACGTGGCCCCCGAAGCCGCTGCGGGCGGCCCGCTGGCGGCCGTGCGCGACGGCGACTTCATTGAGCTGGACTGCGAACAAGGCCGCCTGCATCTGGACATCAGCGATGCCGAGCTGGCCGAGCGCCTGGCTGCGCTGTCGGGCCATTCGTCTCAACAGCCCAAGCCCCTGTCGGGCGGCTATGCCCGTTTGTACGTAGACCACGTGCTGCAAGCCGACGATGGCTGCGACTTCGACTTCCTGGTCGGCTGCCGTGGCTCCACCGTGCCCCGCCATTCCCACTAA
- the xdp1 gene encoding exosortase-dependent surface protein XDP1: protein MTSKRNLHVAKWLVGSALVVAGSSAMADWSFASGTTGTPSGTTITSTATAMSTTGSGSVFAAATATAWTGGLGVAATGEATGSPEHSTDNATNTDAILLSFSSSVVLTGITSGWTWKDGAAVGTAAYASDSDASVLRYIGTATTAAAVTTATLGKTVAQLTAVGGGWTLVSQIANLVTGSNASTGDTTLGSSWWLISAYNSGYASVATTTSSAANLLDNGNDYFKLLAVAGVATPSTSKVPEPGSLALVGAGLLGFLASRRKSKGKTAALAA, encoded by the coding sequence ATGACAAGTAAACGCAACCTTCATGTCGCCAAGTGGCTTGTAGGCAGTGCATTGGTGGTGGCTGGCTCGTCCGCCATGGCCGACTGGAGCTTCGCTTCGGGCACCACGGGCACCCCCAGCGGCACCACCATCACCTCGACAGCCACTGCCATGTCCACCACTGGTTCGGGCAGCGTATTTGCCGCTGCTACGGCCACTGCCTGGACTGGCGGCCTTGGGGTTGCTGCAACGGGCGAGGCCACGGGTTCGCCAGAGCACTCCACCGACAACGCAACCAACACCGACGCAATTTTGCTGAGCTTCAGCAGCAGCGTTGTGTTGACCGGCATCACCTCTGGTTGGACCTGGAAAGATGGCGCTGCCGTTGGCACTGCGGCATACGCTTCTGATTCCGATGCGAGCGTGCTGCGCTACATCGGTACCGCCACCACGGCGGCTGCCGTGACCACGGCTACCCTGGGCAAGACCGTGGCACAGCTGACAGCTGTGGGCGGTGGCTGGACCCTGGTCAGTCAGATTGCCAATCTGGTAACTGGTAGCAATGCCTCCACCGGTGACACGACGCTGGGTTCCAGCTGGTGGTTGATCAGCGCCTACAACTCGGGCTACGCCAGTGTTGCTACCACGACCAGCAGTGCCGCTAATCTTTTGGACAACGGCAACGACTACTTCAAGCTGCTGGCTGTTGCCGGTGTTGCGACGCCCAGTACCAGCAAGGTGCCGGAACCCGGCTCGCTGGCTCTGGTGGGTGCAGGCTTGCTGGGCTTCCTGGCCAGCCGCCGCAAGTCCAAGGGCAAGACGGCTGCTTTGGCCGCCTGA
- the queC gene encoding 7-cyano-7-deazaguanine synthase QueC — protein sequence MHSRALVLFSGGQDSTTCLALALSKYAHVETVAFDYGQRHHVELDARLHVLAHIKAQFPQWADKMGEDHLLDLSVLGQVSETSLTRDMAFKMEEGGLPNTFVPGRNLLFLTLAAALAYRRDLEVIVTGVCETDFSGYPDCRDDTMKAMQLALSLGMDKRFLIETPLMWIDKAQTWELARQLGGQPLVDLIVEDTHTCYLGDRVHRHAWGYGCGECPACVLRARGFERFVTPV from the coding sequence ATGCATTCCCGCGCCCTTGTTTTATTCTCCGGTGGGCAAGATTCCACCACCTGCCTGGCCTTGGCCTTGTCCAAGTACGCCCATGTGGAAACTGTAGCCTTTGACTACGGCCAACGCCACCACGTCGAGCTGGACGCACGTTTGCACGTGCTCGCCCATATCAAGGCCCAGTTCCCCCAATGGGCGGACAAGATGGGCGAAGACCATTTGCTGGATTTGTCGGTGCTGGGCCAGGTCAGCGAGACCTCGCTCACCCGCGACATGGCCTTCAAAATGGAGGAGGGCGGCCTGCCCAACACCTTCGTGCCGGGCCGCAACCTGCTGTTTTTGACGCTGGCTGCCGCGCTGGCCTACCGGCGCGACCTGGAAGTGATCGTCACCGGTGTCTGCGAAACCGACTTCTCCGGCTACCCCGACTGCCGCGACGACACCATGAAAGCCATGCAGCTGGCCTTGTCGCTGGGCATGGACAAGCGCTTTCTGATCGAAACCCCGCTGATGTGGATCGACAAGGCCCAGACCTGGGAGCTGGCCCGGCAACTCGGCGGCCAGCCCCTGGTGGACCTGATCGTGGAAGACACCCACACCTGCTACCTGGGCGACCGCGTGCACCGCCATGCCTGGGGCTATGGCTGCGGCGAATGCCCGGCATGCGTGTTGCGCGCGCGCGGATTTGAGCGGTTTGTAACGCCCGTCTGA
- the prsT gene encoding XrtA/PEP-CTERM system TPR-repeat protein PrsT, with protein sequence MTSHAVTDSKASRFYEDALGRFEKRDIPGAIIQLKNALQIDRNMLPVQVLLGKALLANGEAAASEVALLEALRLGVNRAEVVVPLAQSFIAQGKQKMVLEQPQFNPAGLPQDTQVQLLVLRAAAASDTGDIRAAMRNIEDARVADPRSADAWLAEVPVRIRERKFREAHDAVARALALAPNAAEVYYQKAAILHVQGNLNGALAAYTQALQMNPKHMEARVARAGLLVDMGKPADAAKDVAEAQRLSPREPRAAYLKALLAEKEGNAKAATAALQEVTALIDPVPLEFIRYRPQLMMLNGLAHYGLNEREKARPYLEAFQRAQGATTVSKLLAQVYFAEGNVDRAIETLEGYAKAVPGDSQALVLLASAHMSQGRNAKATALMQEALLSKDTPEVRTTLGLSLMGSGQSDNAMAQLESAYKNDPAQTMAGAALAGLYLRAGQNAKAAAVAQGLVKQQPGNAGFQNLLGMALAQTGNLPGAKAAFEESARIDPALLPPQLNLARLDIASKAFDAAAIRLAAMLKSNEKNVEVLMELANLADLRGQTDEAVRSLRKADDFSGLHDVRPGLALVQLHLRKGQVAPAIEAVKKLSIKAPEDLAVLLTSARAMLANADQAGARAALTTATRVAEFNASRQVEIALLQLSANNPAGAAYSLDKALSTAPAHLPAQALKAEVLLRQGDVAKADQLARQIVAQAPKRAVGYSLQGDIALARGQNAAAIDAYRRAHQTEPSSDTLLRLFGVLSAQDGGKAALQLADQWTKSHPQDLAVRRVVADFYARSGNYAAARTAYEALLKTVPGDARVLNNLANVLLRLKDPSAVAIAEQALAKDPANASAIDTLGWTLFQLGGSTQSDRALQLLRDARLREPGNPSIRYHLGVLLAQSGRKAEALDEVEAALKAGRGFESSSDAETLAKSLR encoded by the coding sequence ATGACCAGCCACGCTGTCACCGACAGCAAAGCCTCCCGTTTTTACGAAGATGCCTTGGGCCGCTTCGAAAAGCGCGACATACCCGGTGCCATCATCCAGCTGAAAAACGCGCTGCAAATCGATAGGAACATGCTGCCTGTGCAGGTGCTGCTGGGCAAAGCCTTGTTGGCCAACGGTGAGGCCGCGGCATCCGAGGTGGCCTTGCTGGAGGCCTTGCGCCTGGGTGTGAACCGTGCCGAAGTGGTCGTTCCCCTGGCCCAGTCGTTTATTGCCCAGGGCAAGCAAAAAATGGTGCTGGAGCAGCCGCAGTTCAACCCAGCGGGCCTGCCACAGGACACCCAGGTTCAATTGCTGGTGTTGCGCGCGGCGGCGGCATCGGACACCGGCGACATCCGTGCGGCGATGCGCAACATCGAAGACGCGCGCGTTGCCGACCCGCGTTCTGCCGATGCCTGGCTGGCCGAAGTGCCCGTTCGCATCCGTGAGCGCAAGTTTCGGGAAGCCCATGATGCGGTGGCGCGGGCGTTGGCACTGGCCCCCAACGCTGCAGAGGTGTATTACCAAAAAGCGGCGATTTTGCATGTCCAGGGCAACTTGAACGGTGCGCTGGCCGCCTACACGCAAGCGCTCCAAATGAACCCTAAACACATGGAAGCCCGGGTTGCCCGTGCCGGGTTGTTGGTCGATATGGGCAAGCCAGCCGATGCAGCGAAAGACGTTGCCGAGGCGCAGCGGTTGTCCCCCAGAGAGCCGCGCGCTGCCTACCTCAAAGCGCTGTTGGCCGAAAAAGAGGGCAATGCCAAGGCCGCCACGGCGGCGCTGCAAGAAGTCACGGCCCTGATCGACCCGGTGCCGCTGGAGTTCATCCGCTATCGGCCGCAACTGATGATGCTGAACGGATTGGCCCATTACGGCCTGAACGAGCGCGAAAAGGCGCGGCCCTACCTGGAGGCCTTCCAGCGGGCGCAGGGTGCCACCACCGTTTCCAAGCTGCTGGCCCAGGTCTACTTTGCCGAGGGCAATGTGGACCGGGCTATCGAGACGCTGGAGGGCTATGCCAAAGCCGTGCCCGGCGATAGCCAGGCTCTTGTGCTGCTGGCGTCCGCCCACATGTCGCAGGGGCGCAATGCCAAAGCCACCGCCCTGATGCAAGAAGCCTTGCTCTCCAAAGACACCCCCGAGGTCCGCACCACGCTGGGCTTGAGTCTGATGGGCAGTGGCCAATCCGACAACGCCATGGCGCAACTGGAAAGCGCCTATAAAAACGACCCGGCTCAGACAATGGCGGGTGCCGCATTGGCCGGTCTGTATTTGCGTGCTGGTCAAAACGCAAAAGCGGCTGCGGTCGCCCAAGGGCTGGTCAAACAGCAGCCCGGCAATGCAGGGTTCCAGAATTTACTGGGCATGGCGCTGGCCCAGACCGGAAACCTGCCAGGGGCCAAGGCTGCGTTCGAGGAATCGGCCAGGATTGACCCGGCGCTGCTGCCGCCGCAGCTCAATCTGGCCCGGTTGGACATTGCCAGCAAGGCTTTCGATGCAGCGGCCATCCGGCTTGCTGCCATGCTCAAGTCCAACGAAAAGAACGTCGAAGTGCTGATGGAGTTGGCCAATCTGGCAGACCTGCGGGGCCAGACCGACGAAGCAGTCAGGTCACTGCGCAAGGCCGATGACTTCAGCGGTCTGCACGACGTGCGCCCCGGCTTGGCGCTGGTGCAATTGCATCTGCGCAAGGGGCAAGTGGCACCGGCCATCGAAGCCGTGAAGAAATTGTCGATCAAGGCCCCGGAAGATCTGGCGGTGTTGCTGACCTCTGCGCGCGCCATGCTGGCCAACGCGGACCAGGCGGGCGCCCGCGCGGCATTGACGACCGCCACACGGGTGGCCGAATTCAATGCGTCTCGGCAGGTGGAAATTGCGCTGTTGCAACTCTCTGCTAACAACCCGGCGGGCGCAGCCTATAGCCTGGATAAAGCACTTTCGACCGCCCCCGCCCATTTGCCCGCCCAGGCGCTGAAGGCCGAAGTGCTGCTGCGCCAGGGCGATGTGGCCAAGGCGGATCAACTCGCCCGGCAGATCGTGGCCCAGGCACCCAAGCGGGCAGTGGGCTACAGCCTGCAGGGCGATATTGCTCTGGCGCGCGGGCAAAATGCTGCCGCCATCGATGCCTACCGGCGAGCGCACCAGACCGAGCCCTCCAGCGACACGCTGTTGCGCTTGTTCGGCGTGCTGTCGGCGCAAGACGGCGGTAAGGCCGCGCTGCAACTGGCAGACCAATGGACCAAGAGCCATCCACAGGATCTGGCGGTGCGCCGGGTGGTGGCTGATTTTTATGCCCGCAGCGGTAACTACGCAGCGGCCCGCACCGCCTACGAGGCGCTGCTGAAAACGGTGCCGGGCGATGCCAGGGTGCTGAACAACCTGGCCAATGTGCTGTTGCGCTTGAAGGACCCGTCGGCCGTGGCCATTGCCGAGCAAGCCTTGGCCAAAGACCCCGCCAACGCCAGCGCCATCGACACCCTGGGCTGGACGCTATTCCAATTGGGCGGCAGCACCCAGTCAGACCGGGCCCTTCAATTGCTGCGGGACGCACGCCTGCGTGAACCCGGAAACCCCAGCATCCGGTACCACCTGGGTGTGCTGTTGGCCCAGTCGGGACGCAAGGCCGAAGCGCTGGACGAGGTGGAGGCCGCACTGAAAGCAGGCCGTGGATTCGAGAGTTCATCCGACGCGGAAACCCTGGCGAAGTCGCTTCGGTAA
- the yjfF gene encoding galactofuranose ABC transporter, permease protein YjfF, with protein sequence MSATPRFNPQHLPILATVSLFAAMATLGSVFYDGFFSLQVFLNLLIDNAFLVIVAVGMTFVVLSGGIDLSVGSVIAFTTMVSASLVEKHGWSPALVIPLVLLMGTAFGACMGFLIERFRLQPFIVTLAGMFLARGLCYLISIDSISMTNGFYSDVSQMRIPVWGDASLSIGAVIALIVLAVAVFVAHCTPFGRTVYAVGGSESSALLMGLPVRATLIGVYTLSGFCSALAGVVFTFYMLSGYGLHAVGMELDAIAAVVIGGTLLTGGSGYMVGTLFGVLMLGIIQTLISFDGTLSSWWTRIVVGALLFLFCLLQRVFAAHKSPQP encoded by the coding sequence ATGAGTGCGACCCCCCGTTTCAATCCCCAGCACCTGCCTATTCTGGCGACGGTGTCCTTGTTTGCCGCCATGGCGACACTGGGTTCGGTGTTCTATGACGGTTTTTTCTCGCTGCAGGTGTTTTTGAACCTGTTGATCGACAACGCCTTTTTGGTAATCGTGGCGGTGGGCATGACCTTTGTGGTGTTGTCTGGCGGTATCGATCTGTCGGTGGGCTCGGTGATTGCGTTCACCACCATGGTGTCGGCCTCACTGGTGGAGAAGCATGGCTGGAGTCCGGCGCTGGTGATTCCGCTGGTGCTGCTGATGGGCACGGCCTTCGGGGCCTGCATGGGCTTTTTGATCGAGCGCTTTCGGCTGCAGCCCTTCATCGTGACGCTGGCGGGCATGTTCCTGGCGCGTGGCCTGTGCTACCTGATCAGCATCGACTCGATCAGCATGACCAACGGGTTCTATTCCGACGTCTCGCAGATGCGCATCCCGGTGTGGGGCGATGCCTCGCTGTCCATCGGCGCGGTCATCGCGCTCATCGTGCTGGCGGTGGCGGTATTTGTGGCGCACTGCACGCCGTTTGGCCGCACGGTGTACGCCGTGGGCGGCAGCGAAAGCTCGGCCCTGCTGATGGGCTTGCCGGTGCGTGCCACCCTGATCGGCGTGTACACGCTGTCGGGCTTTTGCTCGGCGTTGGCAGGCGTGGTGTTTACGTTTTACATGCTCTCGGGCTACGGCCTGCATGCCGTGGGCATGGAGCTGGACGCGATTGCGGCGGTGGTCATCGGTGGCACGCTGCTCACCGGTGGCTCGGGCTACATGGTTGGCACCCTGTTTGGCGTGCTGATGCTCGGCATTATCCAGACCCTGATTTCCTTTGACGGCACTTTGAGTTCCTGGTGGACGCGCATCGTCGTAGGTGCGCTGCTGTTCCTGTTCTGCCTGCTCCAGCGGGTGTTTGCCGCCCATAAATCCCCCCAACCCTGA
- a CDS encoding sugar ABC transporter ATP-binding protein, with protein MTGTSALPVLELTGIDKEFAGNPVLRNVQLRLYPGEIHALMGQNGAGKSTLIKVLTGVLESSGGQMLLMGQAIRPDSPLAAQKLGISTVYQEVNLCPNLSVAENVFAGRFPRLGWTQGYRIDWATVHRRSRELLARIGLDIDVTQLLSTYPVAVQQLVAIARALGVESKVLILDEPTSSLDEDEVQKLFEVLRRLRGEGLAIVFVSHFLNQVYAISDRITVLRNGEWVGEWMADALPPQALISAMLGREFAVQNAHAGQQRDAAQQVVLLQAQGLGQAGRLQPVDLQLHAGEVLGLAGLLGSGRTELARLLFGLEAADKGSLQIDGQTAQLGSPADAVQHGIALCPEERKTDGIVAELSVRENIALALQARLGVRKFLSIAEQTTLAEHFVKTLGIKTASIETPIGLLSGGNQQKAVIARWLATDPRLLILDEPTRGIDVAAKQEIMEEILRLARGGMAVLFISSEMSEVVRVSDRIAVLRDRRKVGELPGGSSEDEVYALIAADHV; from the coding sequence ATGACCGGCACCAGCGCACTGCCCGTGCTGGAGCTCACGGGTATCGACAAGGAATTTGCCGGTAACCCTGTGCTGAGAAACGTGCAATTGCGCTTGTACCCTGGCGAGATCCACGCCCTGATGGGGCAAAACGGCGCGGGCAAGTCCACGCTGATCAAGGTGCTCACTGGCGTGCTGGAGTCCAGTGGCGGGCAGATGCTGTTGATGGGGCAGGCCATCCGGCCCGACTCGCCGCTGGCGGCCCAAAAGCTGGGCATCAGCACCGTCTACCAGGAGGTGAACCTGTGCCCGAACCTGTCGGTGGCCGAGAACGTGTTTGCCGGGCGCTTTCCGCGCCTGGGCTGGACGCAGGGCTACCGCATCGACTGGGCCACCGTGCATCGCCGCAGCCGCGAACTGCTGGCCCGCATCGGGCTGGACATCGACGTGACCCAGCTGCTCTCCACCTACCCGGTGGCGGTGCAGCAGCTGGTGGCCATCGCCCGGGCACTGGGCGTGGAATCCAAGGTGCTGATCCTGGACGAGCCTACTTCCAGCCTGGACGAAGACGAGGTGCAAAAACTGTTCGAGGTGCTGCGCCGCCTGCGCGGGGAGGGCCTGGCGATTGTGTTTGTGTCGCACTTCCTGAACCAGGTGTACGCCATTTCCGACCGCATCACCGTGCTGCGCAATGGCGAATGGGTGGGGGAGTGGATGGCCGATGCGCTGCCGCCCCAGGCGCTGATTTCTGCCATGTTGGGCCGTGAATTTGCGGTGCAAAACGCCCATGCCGGGCAGCAGCGCGATGCCGCCCAGCAGGTGGTGCTGCTGCAAGCCCAGGGCCTGGGCCAGGCCGGGCGCTTGCAGCCGGTGGACCTGCAGCTGCATGCAGGCGAAGTGTTGGGGCTGGCGGGCCTGCTGGGTTCCGGCCGCACCGAGCTGGCGCGGCTGTTGTTTGGCCTGGAAGCCGCCGACAAGGGCAGCCTGCAGATCGACGGCCAGACGGCCCAACTTGGCAGCCCGGCCGACGCGGTGCAGCATGGCATCGCCCTGTGCCCCGAAGAGCGCAAAACCGACGGCATCGTCGCCGAGCTGTCGGTGCGTGAAAACATTGCCCTGGCGCTGCAGGCGCGCCTGGGCGTGCGCAAGTTCTTGAGCATCGCCGAGCAGACCACGCTGGCCGAGCATTTCGTCAAAACGCTGGGCATCAAGACCGCCAGCATCGAAACGCCCATCGGCCTGCTGTCGGGCGGCAACCAGCAAAAAGCGGTGATCGCCCGCTGGCTGGCCACCGACCCGCGCCTGTTGATTCTGGATGAGCCGACCCGCGGCATCGACGTGGCCGCCAAGCAGGAAATCATGGAAGAAATCCTGCGCCTGGCACGCGGCGGCATGGCGGTGCTGTTCATCTCCAGCGAGATGAGTGAAGTGGTGCGGGTATCCGACCGCATCGCCGTGCTGCGCGACCGCCGCAAAGTGGGGGAGCTGCCCGGTGGCAGTTCTGAAGACGAAGTTTATGCACTGATTGCGGCCGACCATGTTTAA
- a CDS encoding dihydrodipicolinate synthase family protein, with protein MSKVFNATNPRYRGIFPVVPTTFTASGELDLPSQKRCVDFMIDAGSDGLCILANFSEQFLLSDDEREILTKTILEHVAGRVPVIVTTTHFGTTVCAQRSRRAQDMGAAMVMVMPPYHGATFRVGEPQIYEFYARLSDAIDIPIMVQDAPAAGTPLSVPFLARMAQEIEHLAYFKIETAGAAAKLRELIRVGGEAIEGPWDGEEAITLMPDLDAGATGAMTGGAYPDGIRPIIEAHRAGDRDKAYALYQQWLPLINYENRQGGILTAKSLMAEGGVIACEAPRHPWPDMHPAVRAGLIETARRLDPLVLRWGK; from the coding sequence ATGTCCAAAGTTTTTAACGCTACCAACCCCCGCTACCGCGGCATCTTCCCGGTCGTCCCCACCACCTTTACCGCCTCGGGCGAACTGGACCTGCCCAGCCAGAAGCGCTGCGTCGATTTCATGATCGACGCGGGCTCCGACGGCCTGTGCATTCTGGCCAACTTCTCCGAGCAGTTTTTGCTGTCGGACGACGAGCGCGAGATCCTGACCAAAACCATCCTGGAGCACGTGGCAGGCCGCGTGCCGGTGATCGTCACCACCACCCATTTCGGCACCACGGTCTGCGCCCAGCGCAGTCGCCGCGCGCAAGACATGGGCGCGGCCATGGTCATGGTGATGCCGCCCTACCATGGGGCCACGTTCCGTGTGGGCGAGCCGCAGATTTACGAGTTCTACGCCCGGCTGTCGGATGCCATCGACATCCCCATCATGGTCCAGGACGCGCCCGCGGCGGGTACGCCGCTGTCGGTGCCGTTCCTGGCCCGCATGGCGCAGGAGATCGAGCACCTGGCGTATTTCAAGATCGAAACCGCCGGTGCGGCCGCCAAGCTGCGCGAGCTGATCCGCGTGGGCGGCGAGGCCATTGAAGGCCCGTGGGACGGCGAAGAAGCAATCACGCTGATGCCCGACCTGGATGCCGGTGCCACCGGTGCCATGACCGGCGGCGCCTACCCCGACGGCATACGCCCCATCATCGAAGCCCACCGCGCGGGCGACCGCGACAAGGCCTACGCGCTGTACCAGCAGTGGCTGCCGCTGATCAACTACGAAAACCGCCAGGGCGGCATCCTCACCGCCAAGTCGCTGATGGCCGAGGGCGGCGTGATCGCCTGCGAAGCCCCGCGCCACCCCTGGCCGGACATGCACCCCGCGGTGCGCGCCGGTTTGATCGAAACCGCCCGCCGACTCGACCCCCTGGTGCTGCGCTGGGGTAAATAA
- a CDS encoding ABC transporter permease, translating to MFKTFLRHPRAWPLLTLLLLLIVNVVFNPGFLHIEWRDGHLYGSLVDILNRAAPLVLVSLGMTLVIATRGIDISVGAVVAIAAALAAWMIGGALVVQDGVAVHASRFPMPLAILAALGVAVVCGLWNGLLVARIGMQPIIATLILMVAGRGIAQLITGGQIITIYYAPFFFLGSGYLAGLPFSLFIVALVYGVLHLAMTRTALGLFIQAVGINPVAARGVGIQARKLTVWVYAFCGFCAGVAGLLISSNVKSADGNNAGQLLELDAILAVTLGGTALTGGRFSLFGSVIGALIIQTLTYAIYSLGVPPEINLVVKAVVVFAVMLLQSAEFRATVRMWTLRPAHAGGRA from the coding sequence ATGTTTAAGACCTTTTTACGGCATCCGCGCGCGTGGCCGTTACTGACCTTGCTATTACTTTTAATAGTTAACGTGGTGTTCAACCCGGGCTTTTTGCACATCGAATGGCGCGACGGCCACCTGTACGGCAGCCTGGTCGACATCCTGAACCGGGCCGCACCGCTGGTGCTGGTGTCGCTGGGCATGACGCTGGTGATCGCCACCCGCGGCATCGACATTTCGGTGGGCGCGGTGGTGGCGATTGCGGCCGCGCTGGCCGCCTGGATGATTGGCGGCGCGCTGGTGGTGCAAGACGGGGTGGCGGTGCACGCCAGCCGCTTTCCCATGCCGCTGGCGATTCTGGCCGCGCTGGGTGTGGCGGTGGTGTGTGGCCTGTGGAATGGTTTGCTAGTGGCCCGCATCGGCATGCAGCCCATCATTGCCACGCTGATTTTGATGGTGGCAGGCCGGGGCATTGCCCAGCTCATCACCGGCGGGCAGATCATCACCATCTACTACGCGCCGTTTTTCTTTCTGGGCAGCGGCTACCTGGCGGGCCTGCCGTTCTCGCTGTTCATCGTGGCCCTGGTGTATGGCGTACTGCACCTGGCCATGACGCGCACCGCCTTGGGCCTGTTCATCCAGGCGGTGGGCATCAACCCGGTGGCGGCGCGCGGCGTGGGCATCCAGGCGCGCAAGCTCACCGTGTGGGTGTATGCCTTTTGCGGGTTTTGCGCCGGTGTGGCCGGGCTGTTGATCAGCTCCAACGTGAAGAGTGCCGACGGCAACAACGCCGGGCAGCTGCTGGAGCTGGATGCCATTTTGGCCGTCACCCTGGGCGGCACCGCGTTGACCGGCGGGCGCTTCAGTCTGTTTGGCAGCGTGATTGGCGCGCTGATCATCCAGACGCTGACCTACGCCATCTACTCGCTGGGCGTGCCGCCCGAGATCAACCTGGTGGTGAAAGCCGTGGTGGTGTTTGCGGTGATGCTGCTGCAGTCTGCCGAGTTCCGCGCCACCGTGCGCATGTGGACGCTGCGCCCCGCGCACGCCGGAGGCCGGGCATGA